The sequence below is a genomic window from Proteus vulgaris.
GAAAACCCTGAAAATTTAGACTTTGGTTTTGCAGACTTTCTTAGTGGTATTGATGCGATTGTTATGGGAAGAACAACCTTTGAAACAATAATGGGGTTTGATATTGAATGGCCCTATGAGCAACCTGTTTTTATACTAAGTAATACGATTAAAGAATTACCAGTTTCATTGCCGAATAATGTGAGTGTTTTATCAGGAAACGTCACTGAAATAATAAAAAAACTTGAAGGTGATGGCTATAAAAGAGTATATATTGACGGTGGAAAAACAGTACAAGGATTTATTAATGAAGGTTTTGTTGATGAACTCATAATAACTAGAATACCTATTTTATTAGGTGAGGGTATACCGTTATTTATACCAAATGATAAAATAATAGAGTTTACTCATCATAAAACAGAAATATATCTAGATTCTTTTGTTAAATCACACTATAAAAAACGT
It includes:
- a CDS encoding dihydrofolate reductase family protein, with product MNIVVYIATSLDGYIADKQGNIDWLTNIENPENLDFGFADFLSGIDAIVMGRTTFETIMGFDIEWPYEQPVFILSNTIKELPVSLPNNVSVLSGNVTEIIKKLEGDGYKRVYIDGGKTVQGFINEGFVDELIITRIPILLGEGIPLFIPNDKIIEFTHHKTEIYLDSFVKSHYKKRN